In Sphingomonas crocodyli, a genomic segment contains:
- a CDS encoding N-acyl-D-amino-acid deacylase family protein: MAYDLVIRGGTIVDGTGGAPFVGDVAIEGGRIAAVGTVEGSATREIDAKGKLVTPGFVDIHTHYDGQAIWSDRMSPSSSHGVTTVVMGNCGVGFAPCRPQDHDALIDVMEGVEDIPGAVMAAGLPWDWETFPEYLDALDSRKRDIDVAAFLPHSPLRVYVMGKRGVEREPSTSEDRAKMRALAKEAMEAGALGFASSRLMMHKTGKGEAIPTYGIAEEEIAAIADGLNDAGGGLLQFVPDVPREGYAKILGPIFDIAEEKKLPITFTMGVGNSGPQIWPQAVELVEKSNAAGGHVTAQIYPRPIGLVIGLELTANPFVLCPSYQKIAHLPLAERVAEMKKPEVKAKIISEEPGQGHPLTEKARNWEWIFPFGKDADYEPGRENSILARAKARGVSPEDEAYDRLLDDNGHAMMMLAMGNFHNNSLDLVGELMHRKDMVLGLGDGGAHYGMVCDASYPTFMLQHWTRDREGTRIGIAEAVQALAAKPAKVAGLLDRGLVKPGYKADLNVIDHAAVKLHVPTIIEDLPGGGRRLNQTADGFIATIVAGQVIAENGQPTDALPGRLVRGRQAEPA, encoded by the coding sequence ATGGCATATGATCTGGTGATCCGGGGCGGGACGATCGTGGACGGGACGGGCGGCGCGCCCTTCGTCGGCGATGTCGCGATCGAAGGTGGCCGCATCGCTGCTGTCGGCACGGTCGAGGGTTCGGCCACGCGCGAGATCGATGCCAAGGGCAAGCTCGTCACGCCCGGCTTCGTCGACATTCATACGCATTATGACGGGCAGGCTATCTGGTCCGATCGGATGAGCCCGTCGTCCAGCCACGGTGTCACCACCGTCGTCATGGGCAATTGCGGCGTCGGCTTCGCGCCGTGCCGCCCGCAGGACCATGATGCCCTGATCGACGTGATGGAGGGGGTGGAGGATATTCCCGGCGCGGTGATGGCCGCCGGCCTGCCGTGGGACTGGGAAACCTTCCCCGAATATCTCGACGCGCTCGACAGCCGGAAGCGCGATATCGACGTCGCCGCCTTCCTGCCGCACAGCCCGCTGCGCGTCTATGTGATGGGCAAGCGCGGCGTGGAGCGCGAGCCTTCGACAAGCGAGGACCGCGCGAAGATGCGCGCGCTTGCCAAGGAAGCGATGGAGGCCGGCGCGCTCGGCTTCGCCTCCTCGCGCCTGATGATGCACAAGACCGGCAAGGGCGAGGCGATCCCGACCTACGGCATCGCCGAGGAGGAGATTGCCGCGATCGCCGATGGCCTCAACGACGCCGGCGGCGGCCTGCTCCAGTTCGTGCCGGACGTGCCGCGGGAGGGCTATGCCAAGATCCTCGGGCCGATCTTCGACATCGCCGAGGAGAAGAAACTGCCGATCACCTTCACGATGGGTGTCGGCAATTCGGGGCCGCAAATCTGGCCGCAGGCGGTCGAGCTGGTCGAAAAGAGCAATGCGGCGGGCGGCCATGTCACCGCGCAAATCTATCCGCGCCCGATCGGGCTGGTGATCGGCCTCGAACTCACCGCCAACCCATTCGTGCTGTGCCCCAGCTATCAGAAGATCGCGCACCTGCCGCTGGCCGAGCGCGTCGCCGAGATGAAGAAGCCCGAGGTCAAGGCGAAGATCATCTCCGAAGAACCGGGGCAGGGCCATCCGCTGACCGAGAAGGCGCGCAACTGGGAATGGATATTCCCGTTCGGCAAGGATGCCGATTACGAGCCGGGCCGTGAGAACAGCATCCTTGCCCGCGCCAAGGCACGCGGCGTCTCGCCCGAAGATGAGGCCTATGATCGCCTGCTCGACGATAATGGCCACGCGATGATGATGCTGGCGATGGGCAATTTCCACAACAACTCGCTCGATCTGGTCGGCGAACTGATGCACCGCAAGGATATGGTGCTGGGCCTGGGCGATGGCGGCGCGCATTACGGCATGGTCTGCGACGCGAGCTACCCGACCTTCATGCTGCAGCACTGGACCCGTGATCGCGAAGGCACGCGGATCGGCATCGCCGAGGCGGTGCAGGCGCTGGCCGCCAAGCCTGCGAAGGTCGCCGGCCTGCTCGATCGTGGTCTCGTCAAGCCGGGCTACAAGGCCGATCTCAACGTAATCGATCATGCGGCGGTGAAGCTGCACGTCCCCACGATCATCGAGGATCTGCCGGGGGGCGGGCGCCGTCTCAACCAGACGGCGGATGGCTTCATCGCCACGATCGTCGCGGGTCAGGTGATTGCGGAGAATGGCCAGCCCACCGATGCGCTTCCGGGCCGGCTGGTGCGCGGGCGGCAGGCCGAACCGGCCTGA